The following proteins come from a genomic window of Brevibacillus antibioticus:
- a CDS encoding condensation domain-containing protein, giving the protein MMDKTFVKTIPLSEAQKDYYLHYLVYPMSPYYQEQYLFHFESRLDVSVTIRALYEIVKRHEIYRSIFVLEDEPIQKVYSESVLDFEQVSSATWDDTRIREYFNEEFSKPFTLEEGPLFSCRLLDYKDSGSILSFKYHHICFDGWSVSLTLDEFTMIYQLLISGNDQGLQPQIHQYADFVEWEQNYIASQEGEAARVFWKKKLGGTLERFELPADKKRPGTPSFKGGTSFFTFSRELRDELIAYHKNNQYPTDVIYLSLFSAFLYRIAGQDDIIVGVPRYGRPKREFHTIMGPCMVMLPLRIQIPKNSSLRELAKQIHEELSVCSQYQDYPISLIAAELQYERDKKYASFFSTAFVHQKAIKQNAAIMLGNAQNTFDSNGLTVSTYPIGKDVSQYDLCLVVEKDNHHDILAGFEYNSDILNEETIAKWVVDFERTSLSLLKNDCESIPVFAGTPNDWMKSLANLPSLKILPEDVIPLTTDSIKFEQAAFEWPSLQETGISQLAEVWNTSSYVIFMTAFLVLLYAETETEDLTLAFRAGQVECEDVPSALLLRVDLSGNPLLGDLVLQVQSKVKEAHYHQAPFPKPHEPQLLFEMSDNEYPSMIDFQFRIHETNDHINGAITYKANVFKRETVQRICTHYEYLLESVKAEPHQRIREIVSHLNSQFLTSDDFEQLFL; this is encoded by the coding sequence ATGATGGATAAAACTTTTGTCAAAACCATCCCTTTGTCTGAGGCTCAAAAAGATTACTATCTACACTATTTAGTCTATCCAATGAGTCCCTATTATCAGGAGCAGTATCTGTTTCACTTCGAAAGTCGATTGGATGTATCGGTTACAATCCGTGCGCTTTACGAGATCGTGAAACGCCACGAAATCTATCGTTCCATTTTCGTCTTGGAAGACGAGCCTATCCAAAAAGTATATAGCGAGTCCGTATTGGATTTTGAACAAGTGTCTTCCGCTACCTGGGACGATACGAGGATTAGAGAATATTTCAATGAGGAGTTCAGCAAGCCTTTTACACTGGAAGAGGGGCCGTTATTCAGTTGCAGATTGCTAGATTATAAAGATAGCGGCAGTATTTTAAGTTTCAAGTATCACCATATCTGCTTTGATGGGTGGAGTGTCTCGCTCACGCTCGATGAATTTACGATGATCTACCAATTACTAATATCTGGAAATGATCAGGGGTTGCAACCACAAATACACCAATACGCAGACTTTGTGGAATGGGAACAGAATTACATAGCCAGCCAAGAAGGCGAAGCTGCGAGAGTGTTTTGGAAAAAGAAATTGGGCGGAACTCTTGAGAGGTTTGAATTACCGGCAGATAAAAAACGTCCTGGTACCCCTTCGTTTAAAGGTGGGACATCATTCTTTACCTTTAGCCGCGAACTCCGGGATGAGTTGATTGCTTATCATAAAAATAATCAATATCCCACAGATGTCATTTATTTATCCCTTTTTAGTGCTTTTCTTTATCGGATAGCTGGGCAAGACGACATCATTGTCGGCGTACCGCGATACGGCAGGCCAAAAAGAGAGTTTCATACGATCATGGGACCGTGTATGGTGATGCTTCCCCTGCGAATCCAAATTCCAAAGAACAGCTCGCTTCGTGAGTTGGCAAAGCAGATACATGAAGAGTTGTCTGTATGTTCACAGTATCAAGACTATCCCATTTCTTTGATTGCAGCTGAGTTGCAATATGAGCGCGATAAAAAATATGCGTCCTTTTTTTCAACGGCTTTCGTCCATCAAAAAGCGATTAAGCAAAATGCAGCCATTATGCTGGGCAATGCCCAAAATACGTTTGATAGCAATGGTCTTACCGTAAGCACCTATCCGATTGGAAAGGATGTATCCCAGTATGATTTATGCTTGGTTGTTGAAAAGGACAACCATCATGACATTCTGGCGGGATTCGAATACAACTCGGATATTTTGAATGAAGAAACCATTGCTAAATGGGTTGTCGACTTTGAACGCACCAGCCTTTCTCTTTTGAAAAATGATTGCGAAAGCATCCCTGTATTTGCAGGTACTCCTAACGATTGGATGAAAAGTCTTGCCAATTTGCCTTCCCTCAAGATATTGCCGGAGGACGTCATCCCGCTTACTACTGACTCCATAAAGTTCGAGCAAGCGGCATTTGAATGGCCATCCCTGCAGGAGACTGGAATATCTCAACTGGCTGAAGTCTGGAATACGTCCTCCTATGTGATATTCATGACCGCATTTCTCGTACTTTTGTATGCAGAAACCGAGACGGAGGATTTGACTTTGGCATTTCGTGCGGGGCAGGTCGAGTGTGAGGATGTCCCAAGCGCCTTGCTTTTACGAGTTGATCTGTCGGGCAATCCCCTACTTGGCGATTTGGTTTTGCAGGTACAAAGCAAGGTAAAAGAAGCCCATTATCATCAAGCGCCCTTTCCTAAACCTCATGAGCCTCAACTCTTATTTGAAATGAGTGACAACGAATATCCCTCCATGATTGATTTTCAATTCCGCATCCATGAAACGAACGATCACATAAATGGTGCCATTACCTATAAGGCGAATGTATTCAAGAGGGAGACTGTGCAACGGATTTGTACCCACTATGAATACTTGTTGGAAAGTGTGAAAGCCGAGCCGCATCAAAGAATCCGCGAGATTGTCAGTCATCTGAACAGCCAATTTCTGACCAGTGATGATTTTGAACAATTATTTCTGTAG